From Mytilus edulis chromosome 8, xbMytEdul2.2, whole genome shotgun sequence, one genomic window encodes:
- the LOC139487026 gene encoding collagen alpha-1(XX) chain-like has translation MKVYLIFITFGNLLHLFECAKKDIVFVVDRSGSLTSDDINGTIDFIYNVTSYLDIGSDNVKISIVSFNDEVHTEIKFNDYSTKEELLIAIANLKGMSTNGGTYTYDALNHVRNSTLTSDGARDDAEKMVVVMTDGASIDLVATIAMADKLRNDLSAELFSIAVGSKPDQIEIDGIANDPDNYYVHSVSDFLYLCNMIPSLVPKLDEGAVANVASDCPVEPGVTTEAAAAVIEETDSSSNNWVWILAAILGAILIILLLICCILFLKKKKRKPKEKTETYKNIEFSTSRPKVQGKAISFRESSILSNNGWTSGVNKELVESSIYNLNRESTASLSSVMYRDMFQFKPESKQNQWVE, from the exons ATGAAAGTTTATTTGATTTTCATCACATTTGGAAACTTGCTGCATCTGTTCGAGTGCGCAAAGAAag atattgtaTTTGTTGTAGACAGATCTGGAAGTTTAACATCAGACGATATAAACGGAACGATTGATTTCATCTATAATGTGACGTCATATCTCGATATTGGCTCCGATAATGTAAAGATTTCGATCGTATCTTTCAATGACGAAGTACACACTGAAATAAAATTTAACGATTACTCTACAAAAGAAGAATTATTGATTGCAATTGCTAACTTGAAAGGAATGTCAACAAATGGAGGGACTTATACTTATGACGCATTGAATCACGTGCGAAATAGCACATTAACGTCTGATGGGGCGCGAGACGACGCTGAAAAAATGGTTGTTGTAATGACTGATGGGGCGTCAATTGATCTCGTAGCAACTATCGCTATGGCTGATAAGTTACGTAACGATTTGTCTGCTGAATTATTTTCGATTGCAGTTGGAAGTAAACCTGACCAAATCGAAATTGACGGAATTGCTAACGACCCTGACAATTACTACGTGCATTCTGTTTCCGATTTTTTATATCTTTGTAACATGATTCCGTCTTTAGTTCCAAAGCTTG atGAAGGTGCTGTAGCCAATGTTGCTAGTGATTGTCCAGTAGAACCAGGAGTTACAACAGAAGCTGCTGCTGCAGTTATAGAAGAGACAGATAGTTCATCGA ATAATTGGGTGTGGATATTGGCAGCAATCCTAGGCGCTATTCTAATCATTCTATTATTgatatgttgtattttgtttctgaaaaagaaaaagag GAAACCAAAGGAGAAAACTGAGACATACAAAAACATTGAATTTTCCACCTCCAGACCGAAAGTTCAAGGGAAAGCTATATCATTTAGAGAATCGTCAATACTGTCAAACAACGGATGGACTTCGGGAGTAAACAAAGAATTAGTTGAATCGTCTATTTATAATCTCAACCGAGAATCAACGGCATCTCTAAGTTCTGTTATGTACAGGGATATGTTTCAGTTCAAACCAGAATCCAAACAAAATCAGTGGGTTGAATAA